Part of the Polyangiaceae bacterium genome, CGAACGTCCACCGGGGTCCGGCGGTCGTCGTCGATGCGCGACAGCGAGCGCATGCGCCGCACCACTTCTGCGATGCGCTGCGCGCCCTCGTGAGCCTCGCGCAGGCGCTTCAGCACCTCCTCGCGCTCCGCCTCGCTGCCGAGCCCCGCGGCGATGGCGCGCTCGGCCTGCTCGAGATCCACGAGCACGTAGGACAACGGGTTGTTCATGGCGTGGGCCAGCCCGCCGGCGAGCAGCCCGAGTACCGCCAGCCGATCCGCCTGCAAGAGCGCGGCCTCCACCTGCTTGCGCTCGGTGGCGTCGCGCGCGAAGGTCAGGATCGACGGCGCGCCCTCGTATTCGATGGGGATCGAGCTGACCTCGATGGTGAGCAGCTCACCGTCGCGGCGATACACTCGGTACTCGAACGGCGGCAGCGTGCGCCGCTCCACCAGCATCGCCATGGCGCGCTGTTCGAGCTGTGCCACGTCGTCCGGGTGCGCCACGCTGCGCGGATCCTTGCCCAGGGCCTCTTCCAGACTGTCGTAGCCGAACAGCCGCACGGCGGCCGGGTTGCCGTAAGAAATGCCGCCGAGCCCGGTGATGAAGACCGGCTCCGGAATGGCCTCGACCAGGGCGCGAAAGCGCGCTTCGGACCGCCGCAGCTCCGCCTCCACGCTGGCGTCGGATTCGAGCGTGACGCTGACCTCGTCGCCGGAGGCGCTCACCCGCGCGCCCACCGCCTCGAGCGCGCGGCCGATCGCAGGAACGACGGCGTCGAGCTCGAGCTCCGGATCCACCGCCCGAGGCTCTCACTTGCCCGGGCGGTGTCAAGCACCCGTCGGAGTCAGTAGCTGCCGTTGCCGATGGTGATGTACGTAGCGGGCTCGGGGAGCACGGGGTCCTTGTCGTCGCGCTGTACCACCTTGCCACTACCGGTATCGACCACCTCGACCAGGATCTCGATGGCGACGTTGGCTTCTTCGTAGGTCCTGAGCCCCAGATCGAAGCCGGTGAGCCCGGCGATCGTGCCCGGGATGTACTGCTGCACGAGCTTGTCGTTGTAGGAGCGGTTCTCGACCGCGAAGGCGTGGTTGACCAGACCCACCGCTGGATTGTCCTCGGCGTCGAGGGCGGGGTCGGGCGGGGGCGCGGTGAGGATGATGTTCATCGCCGTCGCCAGGTCGATGCTCATCTCCTTCATGTCTTCGTAGGTGAACGTGCCGTGGCGTCGCGAGGGCCGGCCGCTCTTCGTGCCTGGCAGCTCCATCAGGATGTCGATGCCCGAGAGGTTCGGCATCTGCTCTTCACGCTGCGCGTCCGTGACGCTGAGACCCGGCCAGTAGCGACCGAACTCGTTCCAAGGATCGAGCAAGAGCTCCACGTTGTGGGTCTCCTCGTCCAGGTTGGTCAGCGTCCACGACACCTGAACCTTGAGGTCGCTCGCCAAGAGCCAGGGCTTGGCCGGGTACGGCGCGACCGGCGCGCCGTTCAAGCCGTCCTGCTCCGCAGCCGTGGGCGCCTTGATCGGGACGGCGACCGCCCTCTTGACCTCGTACATGCTCATCTCGTCGCCCTCGTAGATGGCAGCCATGCCCTTGGTCATGCCGAGCTGAATGGGCTCGAGGGTGCGGGTCTCTTCCTCCTCCGAGCAGCCCATCGACAGCAGCGCGAAGGCACCCAGGAAGAGACCGCGCGAGGGCGCCAAACCCCAACGGACGGGGGCGAGACCCCCCAGCGCACGGGACACGAGCAGCGAGATTTTCTGCATTTTCGGACCCCTAGAGAAAAGCCGAAGCCCAACTATGCCACGGGCGTGCCAGCGCTCCAAGGCGCGGCGGCGCGGGCGGCTCCGCTCACTTCTTGCTGGGCTTGAAGCTGAACGTCCAGCTGGCGTTCGTGGGCTTGTCCGCGGAGGGGAAGCTCAGGCGGCTGAACTGACGCACGATGCAGCCCTCGACGCGTGGGTTGCCGAGCGACGAGCTGCCCACGCTGGCGCCCGCCACCGAGCCGCCGGCCGAGATGCTCCACGCGATGCTCACGCTGCCCGACATGCTCGGGTTCGACGAGGCCGCTGCTTCGTAGCAAGCGCGGAACGCACCGTAGCGCGACATCACCACGCGCGAGATCTGAGCGGGGGTCAGGCCCTGCCCCGGCTTCGGCACGTCCTTGCCCTCGACCTTCTTCTCGCCCGGGCCCGAGCCGGAGCCGTCACCCGAGCCGTCGCCGCCACCCTTGCCGCCCTTGCCGTAGCCGCCCAGGCCCTTGCCCCCGGGGCCACCGCTGCCGCTACCGAAGCCGCCGCCCTTGCCCGGGCCCCAGCCCGTGTCGAGCGTCCCCGAGCCGAAGGGCACACCCTCACCGTCGCCGCCGCCGCCGGGACCGGAGCCCTTGAGCCCGGTGCCGCTGCCGCGCCCGAGCACGATGTTGTCCGAGCGCAGCCCGCCGAGGGCGTCCGCGACGGAGCTGATGGTGCCGAGGGTCTTCTTCACTTCCTCGCCGACCTCGCTGCTCAGCACGTCGGACATGCCGCCGAGGCTGCTCTTGATCTCGCCCTTCAGCTCGGTCTTGTCGGCAGGCCCCTGCTTGCCCAGCTGCCCCTCGGCGCCCTTGATCTTCTTGCCCCCGCCCATGTCCTTCTTGTCTTTGGCGCCGGGGTCCTTGATGCCTTGGCCCTTGTCGGAGTCTTCCTTGCCGGTCTGCTTCTCCGGTTCGACGGGCTCGTCCTTCAGGTTGAACTGCACCGCGAGCTCGGCCGCGCTCGTGAGCTCGAGCGGCTTCGGGATCGCCGGCGGCGTGGTGATCGCCCAGATCATCGCCAGACCGCCGCAGATGGCGACCAGCGAGAAGATGAAGGCGAAGATCAGCCCCCACTCGACGCGGCGCTTGGTGCGCAGCGCCGGCGGCGCGTTCGCGAACTGGAAGAAGACGCTGAACGTCGGCCCGTACTGCACGACGCCGAAGTCACCCGCGACGATCGGCACGGGCGCGCCGCCCCGAGCCAGGTCCGCCGCGTTCTCGCGGCGGCCGCGCAGAAACACCACGCCACCGGTGGCGCCCCGCGCGTCGAGCTCCCAACCGCTGGCCACCGCGCGCACCGGCACGTCCGGCATCGGGCTACCGTCCGGCTTGGGCAGGGTTGCTTCCTTGAAGTCGCCGAACGCCAGCGACTGGCCCCCGCCGAGCTGGCGCATGGCGACCACGGTGGTGCCCCACACCGCGGCGGTGCGAAGGATGACTGGGGCTGCAGCGGGGAGTGCCATGACGACCTCTTACTTTACGGCGGGGCTTCGGCGCGTGTCGCTCAGCTCGCGCATGAAGGAACGGTGCCCGAGCGCCCCAGCGGCGAACTCGGCGCGCACGCGGCGCATGAAGTAGACGACCTGCGGGGACTTCAGCCGGCCTTCGACCTCGACGGGACCGAACTTGTAGGTCTTCACGCCACCGTCGCCTTCGCTCTTGGTCTCGAGCACCGAGGGCGCTCCCGTCGTGGGCTTTCCCTCGGTCTTCGACTCCTTGGCGCCCTCGGCCTTGGCTTCCTTCGTGTCCTTGGCCTCGGTCTTGGGGGCGTCCTTCGGCTCCTCGGCCTTCTCCTCGACCGGGACCAGCTTCCCGTTCTTCCAGACCTTCTTCACCTTCTGGCCCTTCTTCGGCTGCGCCTCGACGTCGCTTCCGGTGAGGGCCACGCCACCGGCGGCCACGAGGGCGAGGGCAAGGGCCCAGGCGAGGGTGGGGCGGGGCATGCGGACGCAAAGCATAGCCGGAAAGGCTGGGGGTGGGCGAGGGGGGGGAAAAAAAGGCGCAACTCGGGCCGGCGGGGCCCCGAAGAGCCGCGCATGAGCACGAACGCACGCTTCGCAAAGATCATGGAAGACCTCGCCAACGTCGAACGCGAGCGCGAGGCCCAGGAGGCGACCTGGAAGGCCATCGGTCCCGAGCTCGCAAGGGCGGGAAAGGCCGAGCTCTGGGTCGAGTCGCTTCCGGAGATGACGACCGCGCCGGCCACGCCGGTGTTCTTGGGTGGCGTGCGCGCGTGAAGAAAGAAGGAGAACGATCATGGGTACCAACAACGTCTCGCAGGGCCAACCGCCCGCTTACACCACTGCCACCGCCGAGGGCGCGAAGGCGACGATGAAGTCGATGCTCGAGGCCGCCGAGCTCGACGCCAAGCTCGACGCGATGCTCGGCATCGGCACGTTCCTGACCGCCGAAGAGATGTACTTGTTCGCAGAGGCGAAGCTCAAGAGCACGGACGCCGAGCTCAGCGCGCACATGAAGGACATCACCCTCAAGAAGGAGATGGGCGCAGCGATGCAGGAGATCTCGGCCGGGATCCGCAGCGTCAAGAACTCCACCGGCCCGGAGCAAAAGGCAAAATTCGAGGAGCTGATCGAGAAGGCGAACAAGGCTGGACTGACCGACGTCGCGGATCTGCTCACCAAGGGACTCGCCAAGATCGAAGCCAACATCAAGAACTTCGGCGATGCGAGCACCTCCGACTTCATCGAGAGCGTGGCTCTGGACGTCGACGCGAAGGTGACGGCGCTCACCTCGAGCACCGAGCTCACCATGATCCGCATTCAGGGGCTCATGCAGCACCGCAGCCAGGTCTTGCAGCTCGCGAGCAACGTGATCGCGGCCCTGAACGAGCCGGCCAAGAACGCCATCGGCAACATCCGGGGGTCGTGAGATGGTCACCAGCGCTTTCGACGAAGGGCGCCCGCTGGGCGTCGAGCTCAGCAGCGAGGAGTTGCAGGCCATGTACTTGGCCGGACACGCGCTGTTCGAGCAGGGCGACTTCCGCCGCGCCGCCGACGTCTTCCGCTTCATGGTCCTGGTCGAGCCCTTGTTCGCGGAGGCGTGGCAGGGGCTCGGCAAATGCCACGAGGAGCTCGACGACACCGAGACCGCCGCGCTGATGTACGAAGCGGGCTTCCGGCTCGGCGGCAAAGACTCGACGCTGGGCTTCCTGTGCGCTCGCGCGCTGGCCAAGACCGGAGACTCGTCCGGCGCCCGCGACAAGCTCGCGGAGCTCGCCGAGCTCGAGCTCGAGCCGCACATCGCGGCAGGCGTGCAGGCCCTTCAGCAGCTGGTGGGAGGTGCGTCATGAGCGCCGTCGCAGGAGTCGGGGCGCAGCCGAGCGCGCCGGCGGCCGTGGGAGGCGCCGACCCCGAGATCATGATCGCGTCGCTCGAACAGCAGATCGGCGACATGCAGCTCACCTCGGGACGCTCGCGGGCCGAACAGCTCTCGACGAACCGCAAGGCTTCGCTGGAGAAGGCCAAGCAGTCGCTGCGCGACGCCCGGGAGAAGGAGGACGAGGGAGGCTTCTGGTCCAAGCTGGCCAGCAAGGCCAAGACGGTCGCAACCGTCGCTACCGTCGTCGCGGCCGCGGCCGCCATCGGAACCGGAGCCGGAGCGCCGGCAGGGCTCGCCCTCGTGGCGGTCGCGTGCAGCGCAGGCAGCTTCGCCATGAAGGAGACCGGCGCCGACACCAAGCTCGCGACGTTGTCCATCGGGGGCAGCGAGTTCGACCTGAACCTGTCCGACTGCGTGGCGCTCGCGGGAGTGGCTTGCGGGTCAGTGGGCGCGGCAGGCGCGGCGGGCTCGACTTCCACCGTCGCCACGGGAACGGCCGCCGAGGCATGTCAGGTCGCCGGAGTAGCCGCCCAGGCCACCAACGTCGGGGCGACGGGCGCGCAGGCCGTGTTCGTGGTGCGCGCCGGCGACGCCCAGGCCGACGCGGTCGAGCACCACGCCGACTCGCGAGAAGCGACCAACCGCGCCGACAAGGCGCAGAGCCAGATCGAAGATCAGATCGACCTCCTCCGCGGCGCGATGGAGACGCGCCGCAAGGTACGCGAGGCGGTCGGCAAGATCATGGAACAGCGTCACGACACGATGGTTCGATTGATGGAGGTGCGAGCATGAACCCGATTGGAGCAATGACCGGAGGCGTTTCGAAAGCAGTGAACGGCGTGCCCGGTGAGGCAGCGCCGTCCGCGCCGGGCGCCGTGGGCGCTCCGCCTCTGCCGGAGCCGACCGCGGGGTGGACGGACGCGACGACGGCGGCGCTGGCAGCCCTCGCCGAGTTCTTCCAGAAGAGCCGCGAGGGGATGCGGGAGGTCAAGAAGGCCTTCGATGCGTCTCGACAGGCTCAGATGGCCAAGGAGGTCGAGTCGATGCGCGAGCAGGCAGACGAGATCCGCACCGGTGCCGTGGTTCAAGGGGTCATGCTCGGCGCCTCCGCGACCGCGGGAGCGTTCGCGCTCGCGACGAGCTCAGGCACTGCGAGCGAGCCCGCCGCCAAGGAAACTCCCGAGGCGTGCCGTCCAACCGCTCCCGCTCCGACGACCCCGAGCGCCTCCGCCCCGACGACCCCGAGCGCCCCGGCGAACACGACCCCGAGCGCTCCCGCGAACGCGACCCCGAGCGCCTCCGCCCCGACGACCCCGAGCGCTCCGGCGAACACGACCCCGAGCGCTCCCGCGAACGCGACCCCGAGCGCGCCAGCGAACCCCCCGGCGGGTTCGGACGCTCCCGCGGCGACCAGCCAGACCTCGAAGTGGCTCGAGTTGGGCAGCAAGACCGCGCGTGACTTCGCGGACCCGGTCAAGACCATGTACGACGCGCGGGCCAAGGAGTGCGAGGCCGACGGCGCCGCCGCTCGGATGAACGCCGAGCGGGCGAAGTCCAACGGCGAAGACATTCAGGGGATGGCCGACAGCCAGAGCGAGCTGGCTGCCAAGGCGATGGACGCGATCCGCGCGGTCCTCGACGCCCGGCACGCGGCGACGATGGCGGTGCTGTCTCAGAGGGGCTGAGGGACGAAAATTGCGGCACTCCGCGCGGGACGGGTCACAATTCCCTTCCCGTGCGCCGCGCCCTCGCCCTTCCCGCCCTGCTGGCCGCCGTTTTCGGCTGCTCCAAGGGCCCGAGCACGCCGCGCGAGAGCGCCGGGCCGAGCCTCGAGGTCGCCCCGGTCGGGGCGGCGCCCCTCGGCTCGGTGAGCGGCCCCGAGCTCCTGCCGGAGGTCGAGAAGCCCAAGGCGCGCCCGCCCTACAACGTGCTGTTCATCCTGATCGACAGCCTGCGCTGGGACATGCCCTGGACAGGCTACGAGCGGCCCATCGCGCCCTGGCTCGACGCCTTCGCCAAGAAGAGCACGCTCTATCCGCGCAGCTACTCGCTCTCGAGCTACACCGCGAAGAGCGTCGCGCCGGCGCTGGTCGGCAAGTACCCGAGCGAGATGCAGCGCGACGCCTTCTTCTTCACCATCTGGGGGCCGGACAACCTGTTCTTCGGCGAGCGCGCGCAGAAGGCTGGGCACCGCACGCTGTCCGGGCACGGGCACGGCTACTTCAAGCCCGTGATGGGCATGGGCCAGGGCTTCGACGACTACCGCCTCCTTCCAGGCACCGAGCTCGACATCCACGGGGTCGAGGACGTCACCAGCGAGTCCCTGAACAAGCTGGCCAAGACGATGCTGAGCGTGCCGAAGAACGTGAGCCAAGAAGACGGCAAGCGCTTCTTCGCGTACTTCCACTTCCTCGATCCGCACTACACCTACTTCCAGCACAAAGAGAGCCCGGACTGGGGCCTCGACCTCCGCGCGCTCTACGACAACGAGGTGCACTTCACCGACCGCTGGGTGGGCGACCTGGTCGACTGGGCGCAGAAGCAGCCCTGGGGCAAGGATACGGTCATCGTGATCTCGGCGGATCACGGCGAGGGCTTCGGCGAGCGCGGGCGCTTCCGCCACGCCTACGACGTCTGGGAGAGCCTGGTTCGCGTGCCGCTGATCATCCACGTTCCCGGCGCCGAGCCGCGGCGCATCGAGACGCCGCGCAGCCACATCGATCTGGCGCCGACCTTCGCGGATCTGATGGGCCTGCCCCACGACCCGCCGTTTCGCGGCAAGAGCCTCTTGCCCGAGGTGTTCGGCGCGCCGGCGGAGCTCCGCCCCATCGTGACCGAGCTGCCGCGCTGCGACATCATGGACCGCCGCCGCGCGGTCATCGACGACAACTGGAAGATCATCGAGCTCGGCAACGACGCGGAGTGGCTGCTCTTCGACGTGATGAAGGACCCGAAGGAAGAGAACGATCTCTCCAAGAGCGATCCCGAGCGCTTCGCGGCGATGAAGGAGCTCTACGACAAGCTCTCCAGCGAGATCCCCAACGAGCCCATCCCGGGGCTCGTCCCGCTCAAGGGCGCCCCCAAGGGCCAGCGCTGGTGACGGAGGGTCGAGCCGCTGCACGCGGCGGCGGTTCGTCCGGTGGGGCAGCTTCTCCGGGGTGTGCAACGAGCGCGCCGCCTTGCTCCGTGCTCGAGTACGAGTATATTTGAAATAGCATGCCCACCAGCGTTCACATCCCAAAGCCCTTGCTCGACGCGGTCGACGAGAAGGCACGTTCGCTGCGCATCAGTCGCAACCGGCTGATCATCCAGGCGCTCGAACGCGAAGTCGACGCGCGCGGTTGGTCTCCAGGCTTCTTCGCGGCGCTGCAGCGGCTGGATCCGGACACGCTCGAGACGTTCAGAAACAGCATGAGCGTGGTGCGACGGAGCCGGCGTTCCAAGCGCCCAGTCGAGCTGTGAAGTACGTTCTCGACACGAACGTCGTTTCGGCGCTCCTCGAGGGTGACGCCCGCGTGCTGGCCCGCCTCGCGTCCTTGTCCCGGGACGATGTTGGAGTCCCACAGCCTGCGCTCTCGGAGATTGCTTACGGAATCGCGCGCCTGCCCAGGTCCAAGCGCAGAGAGCTGCTGCGTGAGCGCTTCGAGCTCGTGCGATCGGAGCTCAAGCGAGCCGAGTGGTCCGACGGTGTCACTGACGCTTTCGGAGAGATCAAGGCGACGCTCGAGGCAGCGGGGACCAGAATCGAGGACTTCGACGCCGCGATAGCCGCCCACGCGCTCGCCAATCGGGCGGTTCTCGTCACCGGCAACGTGAGGCAGATGGCTCGCATCCGTGGTCTCCTGCTCGAAGATTGGACGCGGCGCTGAGGCGCCGCGCCGGCGAGGCGCGACAACGGGTCGAGGCCGTTCGAGGGCGCGCCCGAGGGCCAGCGCTGGTGACGCGGTGATGGAGGGCTGAGCCCTGCCGCGCGGCGGGGTAGCGACGGCCGAGCCGAGCGCCAAGTCCGCGACTCTGCACGCGGCACGCCGGTTGCTGAGTCTCCTGCCCAGGAACTGGAGGAGATCATGTCGAGGCCATTCGTGTTCGCATTTCTCGGGAGCTTGCTGTTGTCGTCGGGGTGTTACATCGAAGCTAACGACAACGGGGACGGCCCGTTCGACGACGACGACTCGGAGCAGTCCGACTGCACGTCGCCGGGCAAGAGCCCGCCCGCGACGAACGGAGTGGACTCCGGCACGAGCGACGCCGCCGGCTGCCAGGCCCACGCGGACTGCGGCGCGGGCTTCTTCTGCTTGTTTGGCTCCGGGCAGTGCACGACCGCCGCGAGCTGCACGGTGGAGTCCGACTGCCTGGGCGGCTTCAACTGCGACGTCGCCCAGAAGAGCTGCCTGCCCGCGGCGGACGAGACCTGCGGCGAGCTCGAGAGCGAAGCGGCGTGTATCGGTCGCGCCGACTGCGCGCCGAGCTACGCGGGCGTGGACTGCAGCTGCGGGCCGGACTGCAAGTGCGTGGGCGGCGAGCCGGGCTGCGTATGCGCGGGCTTCGAGTTCTTCCGCTGCGAGCAGGTCTTGCCGTGAGTCAGGTCTCGAGGGCGTGATCCAGCATCGCGTCGCCGTCGAAGACGAAGCGCCCCGAGAACCGGCGCCCCGCGAACATCAGAGGCAGCCAGATGCGGTCGTCGGCCCACATCTCGTCGTACGGAATGGCTTCAACGGGAGTCCAGAGCGGGATCGCCTCGTCGGTCTCGCTCGGCTCCCCGGTGCAGCCCGCCGCGCGGAACACGTGCACGTGGATGGAGTAGCCATCGACGAACTGAAAGCGGAGCTCGCCGCACTCGCTGATGTCGTGCGGCGTCACGCACACCTCCTCGACGACCTCGCGGATTGCCGCATCGAGCGGCGTCTCCCCCGGGTGCATTCGCCCGCCCGGCCCGTTGATCTTGCCCGCGCCCAGCCCGCGCTTCTTGCGGATCAGGAGCACCTGCCCGTCGCGGACCACGAACAAGAGGGTGGCCAGGTCCTTGGCCTTCCAGGTCGGCCAGTGGATGTCGGCGAGGGAGCGCACGACGTGAGTCAGAACGCCTTCAAATCCGTGAGCAAGCGCTTGCTGATCACGATGCGCTGGATCTGGCCGGTGCCTTCGAAGATGTCGTAGACCTTGATGTCGCGGAACCACTTCTCGAGCAGCGCGTGATCCTCGGACAGCGAGCCGTGGGCGCCGCAGATCTCGATGGCCTCGATGCAGGCGTTGATGGCGGCCTGGCCCGCGAGGGCCTTGCTCATGCTGGCCTCCTTGGCGTTCGGCACGTGCTGATCGGCCATCCACACGGCCTTCCAGGTGAGCATGCGCGCGGCCTCGAGCTGGCGGCCGACGCGCGCGAGGCGCTCGGCGATGGCGGCGTAGCGCGGGATGGGACGGCCGAGCACGTAGTTGTCCTTGACGAAGTCCCGCGCGTATTCGTACGCCGCGCGGCCGATGCCGCAGGCCATGGCGGCGACCAGCGGGCGCGTGCTGTCGAAGGTCTTCATGGCGGTCATGAAGCCCTCCTTGGACTGGTACTTCTCCTCGCCGCCCAAGAGGTTCGCGACGGGGACGCGGCAGTCCTCGAGCACGAGCTCGGCGGTCTCGTTGGCGCGCAGGCCCATTTTCTCTTCGATCTTGCCGACGAAGAAACCGGGCGTGCCCTTCTCGACCACGAACGCGCGGTGCCCGGCGCGGCCCAGGGCGGGATCGACGGTGGCGAAGATCACCACCCACGAGGCGCGTCCGCCCATGGTGATGTAGCACTTGCGGCCGTTCAGGATGTAGTGGTCGCCGTCCTTCTTGCAGCTCGTGCGGATGGCGCCGACGTCGCTGCCGGCGCCCGGCTCGGTGAGGCCG contains:
- a CDS encoding AgmX/PglI C-terminal domain-containing protein, whose amino-acid sequence is MALPAAAPVILRTAAVWGTTVVAMRQLGGGQSLAFGDFKEATLPKPDGSPMPDVPVRAVASGWELDARGATGGVVFLRGRRENAADLARGGAPVPIVAGDFGVVQYGPTFSVFFQFANAPPALRTKRRVEWGLIFAFIFSLVAICGGLAMIWAITTPPAIPKPLELTSAAELAVQFNLKDEPVEPEKQTGKEDSDKGQGIKDPGAKDKKDMGGGKKIKGAEGQLGKQGPADKTELKGEIKSSLGGMSDVLSSEVGEEVKKTLGTISSVADALGGLRSDNIVLGRGSGTGLKGSGPGGGGDGEGVPFGSGTLDTGWGPGKGGGFGSGSGGPGGKGLGGYGKGGKGGGDGSGDGSGSGPGEKKVEGKDVPKPGQGLTPAQISRVVMSRYGAFRACYEAAASSNPSMSGSVSIAWSISAGGSVAGASVGSSSLGNPRVEGCIVRQFSRLSFPSADKPTNASWTFSFKPSKK
- a CDS encoding sulfatase; translated protein: MRRALALPALLAAVFGCSKGPSTPRESAGPSLEVAPVGAAPLGSVSGPELLPEVEKPKARPPYNVLFILIDSLRWDMPWTGYERPIAPWLDAFAKKSTLYPRSYSLSSYTAKSVAPALVGKYPSEMQRDAFFFTIWGPDNLFFGERAQKAGHRTLSGHGHGYFKPVMGMGQGFDDYRLLPGTELDIHGVEDVTSESLNKLAKTMLSVPKNVSQEDGKRFFAYFHFLDPHYTYFQHKESPDWGLDLRALYDNEVHFTDRWVGDLVDWAQKQPWGKDTVIVISADHGEGFGERGRFRHAYDVWESLVRVPLIIHVPGAEPRRIETPRSHIDLAPTFADLMGLPHDPPFRGKSLLPEVFGAPAELRPIVTELPRCDIMDRRRAVIDDNWKIIELGNDAEWLLFDVMKDPKEENDLSKSDPERFAAMKELYDKLSSEIPNEPIPGLVPLKGAPKGQRW
- a CDS encoding PIN domain-containing protein; this translates as MKYVLDTNVVSALLEGDARVLARLASLSRDDVGVPQPALSEIAYGIARLPRSKRRELLRERFELVRSELKRAEWSDGVTDAFGEIKATLEAAGTRIEDFDAAIAAHALANRAVLVTGNVRQMARIRGLLLEDWTRR
- a CDS encoding 8-oxo-dGTP diphosphatase codes for the protein MRSLADIHWPTWKAKDLATLLFVVRDGQVLLIRKKRGLGAGKINGPGGRMHPGETPLDAAIREVVEEVCVTPHDISECGELRFQFVDGYSIHVHVFRAAGCTGEPSETDEAIPLWTPVEAIPYDEMWADDRIWLPLMFAGRRFSGRFVFDGDAMLDHALET
- a CDS encoding acyl-CoA dehydrogenase family protein, giving the protein MIDFELNTQQRMLKEALHDMGKSVIRPQSLDWDREKAIAPDFLRNFYMMSQALRGENNPMEDFNEGPKNRDPNKPVQTNRTAAVGAEELAWADASIMLSVPGPGLGGPPVRATGTPEQRERFFSIFRDMSAELRWGAYGLTEPGAGSDVGAIRTSCKKDGDHYILNGRKCYITMGGRASWVVIFATVDPALGRAGHRAFVVEKGTPGFFVGKIEEKMGLRANETAELVLEDCRVPVANLLGGEEKYQSKEGFMTAMKTFDSTRPLVAAMACGIGRAAYEYARDFVKDNYVLGRPIPRYAAIAERLARVGRQLEAARMLTWKAVWMADQHVPNAKEASMSKALAGQAAINACIEAIEICGAHGSLSEDHALLEKWFRDIKVYDIFEGTGQIQRIVISKRLLTDLKAF